CAATATAAACACTCCGCTTGCGCGCCAGCTTTTAGGTAAAGCTGAGGGCGATGAGGTGGTGCTTCAGCTCCCATCCGGCACGCGCGACGTAGAAATTCTAAGCGTTGAATACAGGCCGATCAAATTTGGAAAATAAGATGAAAAAAGCGGGAATCATCGGCGTTAGCGGCTATACGGGGCTTGAACTGATTAAAATTCTACTTTCCCACCCGGGCTTTGAAATTTCGTATTTAGGCGCCTCGACGCAGGGCGAGATAAGCGAAATTTTCCCGCAACTTCGCGGAGTTTTGCAGATGCCGGTACGAGTTGCCGATGCCGCCGATGCCGCAAAGGCGTGCGATCTTATTTTTTTGGCGCTGCCGCATGAAAAAGCGATGAAATTTGCCCGCGAAATTTTAAAATTTAAAAGCGTCAAGGTAGTCGATCTATCCGCCGATTACCGCCTAAGCCGCGAGCTTTACGAGAAAAATTACACCGCGCATTTAGACCCTCGTAATTTAGCCCACGCCGTTTACGGACTGCCTGAGCTAAATCGCGAAAAGATCCGCGCCGCGCGCCTTACGGCAAATCCGGGCTGTTATCCTACCTGCTCTATTTTGGCGCTCGCGCCGTTCGTGCGGCTACTAGATCCTAGTATCGGCGTATTTATCGACGCAAAAAGCGGAGTAAGCGGCGCGGGCAAGGCTCTTAAAACGAGCAGCCATTTCGTAAGCGCGAACGAAAACGCGGGCGCCTACTCGCCGATCTCGCATCGCCACGCAGACGAGATCAAAGAGCAGCTGCAAATTTTAAAAGGCAGCGAATTTAGCACGATTTTCGTGCCGAATTTGCTGCCGATTACGCGCGGAATGCTAGTTAGCGCGTTTGGCGTACTGCAAAAGAGCGTGGACGCAGAGGCGGTGCTGCGGGAGTTTTACGCAAATGAGCCTTTCGTGCGCGTCCTAAGCGAGCCCGTGAGTATAAAAAACGTCGCAGGGACGCACTTTTGCGATATTTTTATAAAAACTGCCGGCGATAAAATTTGGATTAACTCGGCGATCGATAATCTTTTGCGCGGAGCATCGTCGCAGGCGGTCGCAAACGCAAATTTAATGTGCGGATTCGCCGAAGCTACGGCGTTGCCGCGTATCGCACACGGAATTTAAGCGATGAACTTTTTCGCAAAAGCCGTTACGCGCGGGAGCCTAGATGCAAAATGATCAAATTCAGACGATAAAACCAGGTGCTATCTTTATCGGCGATGCGCACGCGGGCGCAAGCAGACCGCAATTTTTGAAATTTCTGCGCGCGCTGAAGGC
This window of the uncultured Campylobacter sp. genome carries:
- the argC gene encoding N-acetyl-gamma-glutamyl-phosphate reductase, yielding MKKAGIIGVSGYTGLELIKILLSHPGFEISYLGASTQGEISEIFPQLRGVLQMPVRVADAADAAKACDLIFLALPHEKAMKFAREILKFKSVKVVDLSADYRLSRELYEKNYTAHLDPRNLAHAVYGLPELNREKIRAARLTANPGCYPTCSILALAPFVRLLDPSIGVFIDAKSGVSGAGKALKTSSHFVSANENAGAYSPISHRHADEIKEQLQILKGSEFSTIFVPNLLPITRGMLVSAFGVLQKSVDAEAVLREFYANEPFVRVLSEPVSIKNVAGTHFCDIFIKTAGDKIWINSAIDNLLRGASSQAVANANLMCGFAEATALPRIAHGI